CCGCGGGCTCGAGCGCCGGCTGCAGGACGAAGAGCAGGATGAGCGCCGTCACGAGCGACGACTCGACGCGCCACGGCAGCCGGAGCAGCCGCTGGATCAGCGCGTCGGCGACCGAGATCGCGACCGCGAGCACGGCGAACGACACGACGAGCGCGAGCGGAGACGGCGAGACGAGCCCGAAGAACGACAGCACGAACGCGATCGCGGCGAGCGCCAGCAGCGCGAACAGCACGAGCCGGTACATCGAGATCGCCCCGAGCAGGGCGAGCACCCGCTGCCGCAGGGCTGTGAATGACGTGAACACGATGACTACTCTTCCGCACGATGGTGTGCCCGGGGTCGGGCGAAGAACAACTCAGCCGTGCAGCCGGGCGACGACTCCGCCCTGCCGTCCGTGCTCATGCGCACCCACTCCACGCCCCATCGCTCGGCGAGCGCCGGCCCTCCGTCGAAGAAGAGCGCCGTGGCCACGGCATCCGCGGTCATCGCATCGGGCGCGATCGCCCAGGTCGCGGCCCAGGTGCGCACGGGATCCCCGCTGCGGGCGTCGAGGACGTGGTGCAGTCCGTCGCCCCATGCACGCCGGTTGATCGCGGAGGCGCACAGGGCCGCGTCCTCGAGCGTCACCACTCCGATCGCCGCGGACGGATCGTACGGATGCTCGAGCCCGATGCGCACCGCACCGCCTCGTACCCGGATGTCGCCGCCGGCGTCGACGACGAGGTCGCCCGGCACGTCGCGCAGCCGCGCGACGACGAGGTCGACGAGCCGCCCCTTCCCCAGGGCGCCGATATCGAGGAGCGACGGCACGGATGCCGTGACCGCACCGTCGGCCCACGTGACCCTGGTCATCCAGTCCGAGGGCGCAGCGACCGGCTCCCCCGGCACGAGCGAATAGGACGCGTCGTAGCCCAGCGCCTCCAGGCTCTGCGCGACGAGCGGGTTCACGGCACCGCCGGTGGCTGCCGAGAGCGCGCGGAACGCGTCGAGCATCGGAGCCGCGTCGGCGGACAGCATCCGCCCGCCCTCGCGCCCGAGCCTCGTCACCGCCGAGTCGTCACGGAAGCGCGACCACTCGCGGTCGAACCGCGCGATCTCGGCCTGCACCGCGTCACGGTCATCGTCGGTGAGCGCACCCTCGATCTCCCACCCCGTGCCGATCGCGTCGAAACGCCAGACGGTCAT
This Microbacterium sp. XT11 DNA region includes the following protein-coding sequences:
- a CDS encoding FAD:protein FMN transferase encodes the protein MTVWRFDAIGTGWEIEGALTDDDRDAVQAEIARFDREWSRFRDDSAVTRLGREGGRMLSADAAPMLDAFRALSAATGGAVNPLVAQSLEALGYDASYSLVPGEPVAAPSDWMTRVTWADGAVTASVPSLLDIGALGKGRLVDLVVARLRDVPGDLVVDAGGDIRVRGGAVRIGLEHPYDPSAAIGVVTLEDAALCASAINRRAWGDGLHHVLDARSGDPVRTWAATWAIAPDAMTADAVATALFFDGGPALAERWGVEWVRMSTDGRAESSPGCTAELFFARPRAHHRAEE